One window of the Solanum stenotomum isolate F172 chromosome 11, ASM1918654v1, whole genome shotgun sequence genome contains the following:
- the LOC125844124 gene encoding uncharacterized protein LOC125844124: protein MDVDSQQTMEETILVGDDLMMGPPSPVIPPEIASHVLEGVDLCDGILRNLFLCLQINDIEPFCQDEIALYRQCAERRDKALRQRLQDSEQKLGMSMPLDQAKERATQLESEVTSLERHLILASGVEGMEGFRQRWSLHGRVTDIKRRLEALKGGMENRKKDEPAENISTKKKWSFW from the exons ATGGATG TTGATTCACAGCAGACTATGGAGGAAACCATCCTGGTGGGTGATGATCTGATGATGGGCCCTCCATCACCAGTCATTCCACCTGAGATAGCGTCTCATGTACTTGAAGGTGTTGATCTCTGTGACGGAATCTTGAGGAATCTCTTCCTCT GCTTACAAATCAATGATATCGAGCCATTCTGTCAGGATGAGATTGCTTTATATCGGCAATGTGCAGAGAGAAGG GATAAGGCGCTCAGGCAACGCCTTCAAGATAGTGAACAGAAATTAGGGATGTCAATGCCTCTTGATCAAGCAAAGGAAAGAGCCACTCAACTAGAATCAGAAGTCACATCACTGGAGAG GCACTTAATTTTGGCTAGTGGAGTTGAAGGTATGGAAGGTTTTCGGCAACGATGGAGTCTACATGGTCGCGTAACTGATATCAA GAGAAGGCTGGAGGCTCTGAAGGGGGGAATGGAGAACAGAAAGAAGGATGAGCCGGCTGAAAATATCTCTACCAAGAAAAAATGGTCCTTCTGGTGA